The Pelmatolapia mariae isolate MD_Pm_ZW linkage group LG10_11, Pm_UMD_F_2, whole genome shotgun sequence genome includes a region encoding these proteins:
- the LOC134636656 gene encoding tubulin polymerization-promoting protein isoform X2, which yields MADQKDNIDDFKVQTAKHPNMTSAPLRPHSEHSKDRASKRLSTESNGTSDGGVGSSTPVEITALEESFRRFAIHGDTRATGKEMHGKNWSKLCKDCGVIDGKNITLTDVDIVFSKVKKKSCRTITFDEFKVALGELARKKYKDKTGEEAEAEVFQLIEGKSPVISGVTRAVASPTVSRLTDTTKFTGSHKERFDETGRGKGKAGRVDIVDTSGYVSGYKHQGSYEKKVTKPTAGRPV from the exons ATGGCAGACCAGAA AGACAACATAGATGATTTTAAAGTCCAGACAGCTAAGCACCCCAATATGACTTCGGCCCCATTACGGCCGCATAGTGAACACTCTAAAGACCGGGCATCCAAGAGGCTTTCGACCGAGTCCAATGGGACTAGTGACGGTGGTGTCGGGTCATCTACACCGGTGGAGATTACTGCTTTGGAAGAATCATTTCGACGCTTCGCCATCCATGGCGACACTCGTGCAACCGGCAAGGAGATGCACGGCAAGAACTGGTCCAAGCTCTGCAAGGACTGCGGCGTGATCGACGGCAAGAACATCACCCTCACTGACGTGGACATCGTCTTCAGCAAAGTCAA GAAGAAATCCTGTCGCACCATCACATTCGATGAGTTCAAGGTTGCGCTTGGAGAGCTGGCCAGGAAGAAGTATAAAGACAAGACTGGAGAGGAGGCTGAGGCAGAGGTGTTCCAGCTGATCGAGGGGAAGTCACCGGTCATTTCAGGAGTCACA AGAGCCGTCGCTTCCCCAACAGTCAGTCGTCTTACAGACACCACCAAGTTTACAGGGTCGCACAAGGAGCGTTTTGACGAAACCGGCCGCGGGAAGGGTAAGGCGGGACGAGTAGACATAGTTGACACTTCTGGATACGTTTCGGGATACAAGCATCAAGGGTCGTATGAAAAGAAGGTGACCAAACCCACTGCGGGCAGACCCGTGTGA
- the LOC134636656 gene encoding tubulin polymerization-promoting protein isoform X1 — MGTAESTKRKEKLANQDTAQREPNSCTNMADQKDNIDDFKVQTAKHPNMTSAPLRPHSEHSKDRASKRLSTESNGTSDGGVGSSTPVEITALEESFRRFAIHGDTRATGKEMHGKNWSKLCKDCGVIDGKNITLTDVDIVFSKVKKKSCRTITFDEFKVALGELARKKYKDKTGEEAEAEVFQLIEGKSPVISGVTRAVASPTVSRLTDTTKFTGSHKERFDETGRGKGKAGRVDIVDTSGYVSGYKHQGSYEKKVTKPTAGRPV; from the exons ATGGGAACAGCTGAAAG cacaaagagaaaagaaaagttggCTAATCAAGACACTGCACAGAGGGAACCAAATTCCTGCACAAACATGGCAGACCAGAA AGACAACATAGATGATTTTAAAGTCCAGACAGCTAAGCACCCCAATATGACTTCGGCCCCATTACGGCCGCATAGTGAACACTCTAAAGACCGGGCATCCAAGAGGCTTTCGACCGAGTCCAATGGGACTAGTGACGGTGGTGTCGGGTCATCTACACCGGTGGAGATTACTGCTTTGGAAGAATCATTTCGACGCTTCGCCATCCATGGCGACACTCGTGCAACCGGCAAGGAGATGCACGGCAAGAACTGGTCCAAGCTCTGCAAGGACTGCGGCGTGATCGACGGCAAGAACATCACCCTCACTGACGTGGACATCGTCTTCAGCAAAGTCAA GAAGAAATCCTGTCGCACCATCACATTCGATGAGTTCAAGGTTGCGCTTGGAGAGCTGGCCAGGAAGAAGTATAAAGACAAGACTGGAGAGGAGGCTGAGGCAGAGGTGTTCCAGCTGATCGAGGGGAAGTCACCGGTCATTTCAGGAGTCACA AGAGCCGTCGCTTCCCCAACAGTCAGTCGTCTTACAGACACCACCAAGTTTACAGGGTCGCACAAGGAGCGTTTTGACGAAACCGGCCGCGGGAAGGGTAAGGCGGGACGAGTAGACATAGTTGACACTTCTGGATACGTTTCGGGATACAAGCATCAAGGGTCGTATGAAAAGAAGGTGACCAAACCCACTGCGGGCAGACCCGTGTGA
- the trip13 gene encoding pachytene checkpoint protein 2 homolog: MEDDRMETGNLIPKIHVEVHVKSDSTAKRSEVKMHVQSLLNCHSMVFGNYRWTEFDDDFLQKHVASVVIDVLEEIVTQPLDLKNCCVSFHIFTLSEDGPSMLTLEEDEELSAANHWLLPAAEFHGIWESLVYETGVKTQLLDYVTTTIYFSDKNVDSNLISWNRVVLLHGPPGTGKTSLCKALAQKLSIRLSSRYLYGQFVEINSHSLFSKWFSESGKLVTKMFQKIQQLIDDKDALVFVLIDEVESLTAARNACQAGTEPSDAIRVVNSVLTQLDQIKRHSNVVILTTSNVTEKIDLAFVDRADIKQYIGPPSEKGIYNIYLSCLEELMKCQIIYPRQQLFTMFELETMGFAKSEVSEHSLNLRNIAIKSKGLSGRALRKLPFIAHALFVKTPTVTLERFLEAMSQAVEKQKEEKANLVNGI; encoded by the exons ATGGAGGATGACAGGATGGAGACGGGAAACCTCATACCAAAAATCCATGTGGAAGTTCACGTTAAATCTGACAG CACAGCTAAACGGTCTGAGGTGAAAATGCATGTTCAGAGTTTACTGAACTGTCACAGCATGGTGTTTGGAAACTACAGATGGACAGAGTTTGACGATGACTTCCTTCAGAAGCATGTGGCATCTGTGGTTATAGATGTTCTAGAAGAAATAGTTACACAG CCCCTTGATTTGAAGAACTGCTGTGTCTCTTTTCACATCTTCACATTGAGCGAAGATGGACCTAGCATGCTCACTttggaggaggatgaggagctttcagctgcaaaccactggttactgCCTGCAG ctGAATTTCATGGGATTTGGGAAAGTCTGGTTTATGAAACTGGAGTCAAAACTCAG CTCCTGGATTATGTCACAACAACAATTTATTTCTCAGACAAAAACGTTGACAGCAACCTGATTTCATGGAATCGTGTTGTTCTGCTTCATG GACCTCCAGGCACAGGGAAAACATCACTGTGCAAAGCTCTCGCCCAGAAACTGTCAATCAGACTGTCAAGTCG GTATTTATATGGCCAATTTGTTGAGATAAACAGCCACAGTTTGTTCTCAAAGTGGTTCTCAGAG AGTGGCAAGCTGGTCACAAAGATGTTTCAAAAGATCCAACAGCTGATTGATGACAAAGATGCTCTTGTGTTTGTTCTGATTGATGAG GTAGAGAGTTTGACAGCAGCAAGAAATGCCTGCCAGGCAGGAACAGAGCCTTCTGATGCCATTCGTGTGGTCAACTCTGTCCTCACGCAGCTGGACCAGATCAAACG ACATTCCAATGTAGTGATCCTGACGACCTCCAATGTGACAGAAAAAATCGACTTGGCCTTTGTAGACAGAGCTGATATCAAGCAGTACATTGGACCGCCATCTGAAAAAGGCATTTACAACATCTACCTCTCCTGCCTGGAGGAGCTGATGAAG TGCCAGATCATCTACCCCCGGCAGCAGCTGTTTACCATGTTTGAGCTCGAGACTATGGGCTTTGCAAAGAGTGAGGTGTCCGAACACAGTCTAAACCTGAGGAACATTGCTAT aaaaAGCAAAGGTTTGAGCGGAAGAGCACTCAGGAAGTTACCATTTATAGCCCATGCACTCTTTGTAAAG ACACCAACAGTAACGCTTGAGAGGTTTCTGGAGGCTATGAGCCAAGCTGTGgaaaaacagaaggaggaaaaagCTAACTTGGTCAATGGTATCTGA
- the brd9 gene encoding bromodomain-containing protein 9: protein MGKKHKKHKPEWRTVDDYEDKALEKPLKLVLKVGGSEVTELSGSGHDSSYYDDRSDHERERHKEKKKKKKKKSEKDKDKYVDDEERRRRKEEKRKKREREQSESEAAAVTVASSSSGGGAGPVEPFTLSKSIGLEPEEKKKKKERFEIEPEGEEFHPTVKVDVEQPGDRPVRACRTQQENESTPRQQLLEHFLRQLQRKDPHGFFAFPVTDAIAPGYSMIIKHPMDFSTMKDKNRNNEYKTVTEFKADFKLMCDNAMVYNRPETVYYKAAKKLLHTGFKMMSKERLLALKRSMSFMQDMDFTQQAAILGDEDLTADIPPPETIRIPMESPRKPRKQPAKDMKEVISYLYEPEGNACSLTDSTAEEHVLALVEHSADEAHDRINRYMPNSKMGYLRKESDASLLYTVVNQLDPDAEEEETHKVDLSSLSNKLLPGLTTLGFKDDRRHKVTFLSSAYNVQSLQKNSVFADLLPDEMDMLYSAYGDDTGVQCALSIQEFVKGCSGVTKHWVDGLLDKMTAGDHTKAVNQIRQKRNIMLKPDETKSNICDMQMADGAGLGEGSSVLDFMSMKTYPDMSLDITMLNSLGKTVKKEPGNEEGQQPFDDADKLLQEFQEAQVDRVGSRPSSNLSSLSNASERDQHHLGSPSHLGVGDQSEMVHDPYEFLQSPEPENTANS from the exons ATGGGGAAAAAACATAAGAAGCATAAACCGGAATGGAGAACAGTTGACG ACTATGAGGACAAAGCTCTTGAGAAGCCTCTGAAGCTTGTGCTTAAAGTTGGAGGAAGCGAAGTGACTGAACTCTCTGGGTCAGGCCATGACTCCAGCTACTACGATGACAGATCAGACCACGAGCGAGAAcgtcacaaagaaaagaagaaaaaaaagaagaaaaagtctgAAAAGGATAAAGACAAATATGTAGATGATGAGGAGAGAAGGCGAAGAAAG GAGGAGAAAAGGAAGAAGAGGGAGCGGGAGCAGAGTGAATCAGAGGCGGCAGCAGTGACTGTTGCTAGTAGTAgtagtggtggtggtgctggACCTGTTGAACCATTCACACTGTCAAAAAGTATTGGATTGGAG ccagaagagaaaaagaagaagaaagaaaggttTGAAATAGAGCCCGAAGGGGAGGAGTTTCACCCCACTGTGAAGGTGGACGTAGAACAACCAGGAGACAGGCCAGTCAGAGCGTGCCGGACACAGCAAG AGAATGAGTCCACACCACGGCAACAGCTGCTAGAGCACTTTCTGAGGCAGCTGCAGAG GAAAGATCCCCATGGGTTCTTTGCATTTCCAGTAACAGATGCAATCGCTCCTGGTTACTCAATGATCATCAAACATCCTATGGACTTCAGCACCATGAAAGACAAGAATAGAAACAATGAATATAAAACAGTAACAGAATTTAAG GCTGATTTTAAACTGATGTGTGACAATGCCATGGTATACAACCGACCAGAGACTGTCTACTACAAGGCTGCAAAGAAATTGCTTCACACAGGATTCAAGATGATGAGCAAG GAACGGCTTTTGGCTCTGAAACGCAGCATGTCATTCATGCAGGACATGGATTTTACCCAGCAAGCAGCCATTTTGGGGGATGAAgacctgacagctgacattCCTCCTCCAGAGACAATCCGCATTCCAATGGAATCTCCAAGGAAGCCCAGGAAACAGCCAGCCAAGGACATGAAGGAAGTCATCAG TTACCTGTATGAACCAGAGGGAAACGCATGCAGCTTGACTGACAGCACAGCAGAGGAGCATGTTCTGGCACTGGTTGAACATTCTGCAGATGAAGCTCACGACCGCATCAACAGATACATGCCAAACTCCAAG aTGGGGTATTTGCGTAAGGAGTCTGACGCTTCTCTTTTGTATACTGTTGTAAATCAACTCGATCCTGATGCAGAAG AGGAAGAGACCCATAAAGTGGATCTAAGTTCTCTGTCAAATAAGCTTCTGCCTGGGTTAACAACCCTGGGCTTCAAAGATGACAGGAGACACAAAG TGACCTTTCTTAGCAGtgcctacaacgtccagagcctccAGAAAAACTCTGTCTTTGCAGACTTGTTACCTGATGAGATGGACATGCTCTATTCAGCCTATGGAGATGACACAGGGGTTCAGTGCGCTTTAAG TATACAGGAGTTTGTCAAGGGCTGCAGCGGTGTCACCAAGCATTGGGTTGATGGGCTCCTGGACAAGATGACCGCAGGCGATCACACAAAAGCTGTCAATCAGATACGACAG AAGAGAAATATAATGCTGAAACCTGACGAAACCAAATCGAACATCTGTGACATGCAG ATGGCAGACGGAGCTGGCCTGGGAGAGGGGAGTTCAGTGCTGGATTTCATGTCAATGAAGACTTATCCAGATATGTCTCTGGATATCACCATGCTTAACTCATTAG GCAAAACGGTGAAAAAAGAGCCAGGTAATGAGGAGGGCCAGCAGCCTTTTGATGATGCTGATAAACTCCTGCAGGAGTTCCAAGAAGCGCAGGTGGACAGAGTTGGCTCCAGACCCTCATCCAACCTGTCCTCACTCTCTAATGCCTCTGAGAGGGACCAGCACCACTTAG GGAGCCCATCTCATCTGGGTGTTGGGGACCAGTCTGAAATGGTTCATGATCCCTATGAGTTCCTGCAGTCTCCAGAGCCAGAGAACACGGCCAACAGCTGA
- the zdhhc11 gene encoding palmitoyltransferase ZDHHC11, whose protein sequence is MVAVASRKMNCFSQRFRQTAPMLGSSKNELVPSKPPRRNGWSWPPQAFQVVGWSVYSYLTIVSFGIYIPLLPLPWKHVAYTLMGIAFIVHLFAHIAALTIDPADDSVRAKQSYSTPMPLFDRTKQPHVIHDLHCYLCDVNVGPKVKHCGVCNKCVEDFDHHCKWLNTCVGGRNYQYFFLALCSATIGVFLLIVVVLFVFIQHYLDPYSLRTAPQFADVSGNSTWLMFLPLAPIKTSSAGLLILAFVTVMLSTTCLLLLSHLLGFHLYLYHKGISTYDYVKLQRQKEAKKQDVEAGNGTRNAKTHKAPQNQEASVDCEPSLSQRSSSCKFHDKDPFTSRLSESICTELENFKKSADKENKFRYGTENPSENIARGIALRDIKNWKPDNDEESQSATVKSVYSVPGVQDPLGSSIMTPDDI, encoded by the exons ATGGTCGCTGTCGCAAGTAGAAAG ATGAACTGCTTCAGTCAGAGGTTCAGACAGACAGCTCCCATGCTTGGCAGCAGCAAAAATGAGCTTGTCCCCTCCAAGCCTCCCAGAAGGAACGGATGGTCGTGGCCCCCTCAAGCCTTCCAGGTGGTTGGGTGGTCGGTGTACAGCTATCTCACCATAGTCAGCTTTGGTATCTATATCCCGCTTCTGCCCCTGCCGTGGAAACATGTGGCCTATACT CTGATGGGCATAGCGTTTATTGTGCACTTATTCGCACACATCGCAGCTCTCACTATAGATCCAGCAGATGACAGCGTGAGGGCCAAGCAGAGCTATTCCACGCCGATGCCTCTCTTTGACCGAACAAAGCAACCGCATGTTATCCACGACCTGCACTGTTATCTTTGTGATGTGAATGT TGGCCCCAAAGTAAAACACTGTGGTGTTTGCAACAAGTGTGTGGAAGACTTTGATCACCATTGCAAATGGCTGAACACCTGTGTGGGTGGAAGGAACTACCA GTACTTCTTCTTGGCACTGTGCTCAGCTACAATAGGTGTCTTTCTGCTTATTGTGGTTGTGTTGTTCGTATTTATTCAGCATTACCTCGATCCGTACAGCTTACGGACTGCACCGCAGTTTGCCG ATGTGTCGGGGAATAGTACCTGGCTGATGTTTTTGCCGTTAGCTCCCATAAAGACGAGTTCAGCTGGTCTCCTAATACTAGCCTTCGTAACAGTCATGCTGAGCACCACCTGCCTACTGCTGCTAAGCCATCTGCTGGGCTTTCACCTTTACCTCT ATCATAAAGGCATAAGCACGTATGATTATGTTAAGCTGCAGCGGcaaaaagaagcaaagaaacAAGACGTCGAAGCAGGAAATGGTACTCGTAATGCAAAAACTCATAAGGCTCCACAG aaCCAAGAGGCCTCAGTTGACTGTGAGCCATCATTGTCACAACGTTCAAG TTCTTGCAAATTTCATGATAAAGATCCGTTCACCAGCCGGCTTTCGGAGTCCATATGCACAGAG ctGGAAAACTTTAAGAAATCAGCCGACAAAGAGAACAAATTCCGTTATGGTACAGAAAATCCCAGTGAAAATATAGCAA GGGGAATAGCTTTGAGGGACATCAAAAACTGGAAGCCTGACAATGATGAAGAGTCTCAGAGTGCCACTGTGAAGTCTGTTTACAGTGTTCCTGGAGTGCAGGACCCTCTAGGCAGTTCAATCATGACTCCCGATGATATTTAA